The proteins below are encoded in one region of Buttiauxella gaviniae:
- the xni gene encoding flap endonuclease Xni, producing the protein MMIHLLIVDALNLIRRIHAVQGSPCVDTCVHALDALITHSQPTHAVAVFDDEERREGWRHQVLPDYKAGRAPMPETLHQEMPLLREAFVKRGVACWHSQGNEADDLAATLAVKVAASGHRATIVSTDKGFCQLLAPTIQIRDYFQKRWLDAPFIAKEYGVLPEQLVDFWGLAGISSSKISGVPGIGPKSATQLINQFSTLEALYERLDEVPEKWRKKIEQHRESAFISRQVAQLQTDLVLDGNLQQLRLPGGMPSS; encoded by the coding sequence ATAATGATTCATTTACTTATCGTTGATGCCCTGAATTTAATCCGCCGTATTCATGCGGTTCAAGGCTCACCCTGCGTTGATACTTGTGTGCATGCCCTTGATGCGCTGATAACGCATAGCCAGCCCACTCACGCTGTTGCCGTATTTGATGACGAAGAACGCCGTGAAGGCTGGCGGCATCAGGTCTTGCCAGACTATAAAGCCGGGCGCGCGCCAATGCCAGAGACCTTGCATCAAGAAATGCCGCTATTGCGGGAAGCCTTTGTAAAACGGGGCGTGGCATGCTGGCATTCACAGGGCAATGAAGCCGATGATCTGGCGGCAACGCTTGCGGTAAAAGTGGCGGCAAGCGGGCATCGCGCCACTATCGTCTCAACCGATAAAGGTTTTTGCCAGTTACTGGCCCCCACAATTCAAATTCGTGATTATTTTCAAAAACGCTGGCTGGATGCGCCCTTTATTGCGAAGGAATATGGCGTGCTACCGGAACAGCTTGTCGATTTCTGGGGGCTTGCGGGTATCAGCAGTAGCAAAATATCCGGCGTTCCGGGAATTGGTCCGAAAAGTGCCACGCAATTAATTAATCAATTTTCAACGCTTGAAGCACTGTATGAACGGTTAGATGAAGTGCCTGAAAAGTGGCGCAAGAAAATAGAGCAGCATCGGGAAAGCGCATTTATCAGCCGCCAGGTGGCGCAGTTGCAAACAGATTTGGTGCTGGATGGGAATTTACAGCAGCTTAGATTGCCAGGTGGGATGCCCTCATCGTAA
- the gcvA gene encoding glycine cleavage system transcriptional regulator GcvA, which yields MSKRLPPLNALRVFDAAARHLSFTKAADELFVTQAAVSHQIKSLEDFLGLKLFRRRNRSLLLTEEGQSYYLDIKEIFSQLTEATRKLQARSAKGALTVSLLPSFAIHWLVPRLTSFNTAYPGIDVRIQAVDRQEDKLSDDVDVAIFYGRGNWPGLRVEKLYAEYLLPVCSPMLLTGDKPIKTPEDLAHHTLLHDASRRDWQTYTRQLGVSHINVQQGPIFSHSAMVLQAAIHGQGIALANNVMAQSEIEAGRLVCPFNDVLVSKNAFYLVCHDSQAELGKIAAFRQWILAKTASEQEKFRFRYDQ from the coding sequence ATGTCCAAGCGTTTGCCACCGTTAAATGCCTTACGTGTATTCGATGCCGCCGCTCGCCACCTGAGCTTTACTAAAGCGGCCGATGAATTGTTCGTCACTCAAGCCGCCGTCAGCCACCAGATTAAGTCCCTGGAGGATTTCCTGGGCCTCAAGCTGTTCCGGCGCCGCAATCGCTCACTGCTTCTGACTGAAGAGGGGCAAAGCTACTATCTCGATATCAAAGAGATATTTTCCCAGTTGACTGAAGCAACACGTAAACTCCAGGCGCGCAGCGCGAAAGGGGCGTTAACGGTCAGTCTGCTGCCTAGTTTTGCCATTCATTGGTTGGTGCCACGCCTCACTAGCTTTAATACAGCTTATCCGGGAATTGACGTCCGAATTCAGGCCGTTGACCGTCAGGAAGATAAACTTTCTGACGATGTCGACGTTGCGATTTTTTACGGTCGTGGAAACTGGCCGGGTCTGCGTGTGGAAAAATTGTACGCGGAATATTTATTGCCGGTCTGCTCACCAATGCTGCTCACGGGCGATAAACCCATTAAAACGCCTGAAGATTTAGCCCATCATACTTTGCTCCATGATGCATCACGTCGTGACTGGCAGACGTACACGCGCCAGTTAGGCGTGAGTCATATTAATGTCCAGCAGGGCCCGATATTTAGCCACAGCGCTATGGTGCTCCAGGCTGCAATTCATGGGCAGGGTATTGCGCTGGCAAACAATGTGATGGCGCAATCAGAGATTGAAGCGGGCCGTTTAGTTTGCCCGTTCAATGATGTTCTAGTGAGTAAAAACGCCTTTTATCTTGTTTGTCATGACAGCCAGGCAGAACTCGGTAAAATAGCGGCTTTCAGGCAGTGGATTCTGGCGAAAACAGCGAGCGAACAAGAAAAATTCCGTTTTCGCTACGATCAATAA
- a CDS encoding PLP-dependent aminotransferase family protein, producing the protein MSNSSHLAHRIQALQPSAIRELLKHSKMPGVISLAGGIPSSELFDTEGLGIATQKVVAENFNDAFQYGLTEGNVELRQQLVGLCKERGITTTSEQLLITSGSQQALDLLMRALVNPGDVFVVERPTYLATLQILSLNEANVKSVGSDEHGMIVDELEELLKTTRIKGVYLVPTFGNPSGTTLSASRREQLVKLAEEHHFVIVEDDPYGAISFTEAREKTLLQVATERGSQDNVVYTSTFSKILAPGLRVGWIVLPEWMKQKVAIIKQATDLHANSFTQSLVSAYLTLDRLNPQIELIRDAYKKKCLSLSTVLQQELGEHISFNQPQGGMFLWAAFRYEFDTTRWLQQTLEKGVVYVPGEFFFSDHADKKTLRFSYATATEEQLHEAVQRLKAAL; encoded by the coding sequence ATGAGTAATAGTTCACACCTCGCACACCGTATCCAGGCCCTACAGCCATCAGCAATCCGAGAATTATTGAAGCATAGTAAAATGCCGGGCGTAATTTCTCTTGCCGGCGGCATTCCCTCCAGCGAATTGTTTGATACTGAAGGGCTGGGAATCGCGACGCAAAAAGTGGTCGCCGAAAACTTTAACGATGCGTTCCAGTACGGTTTGACGGAAGGCAATGTTGAACTGCGTCAGCAACTGGTTGGATTGTGCAAAGAACGTGGAATTACTACCACTTCAGAGCAACTCCTTATTACCTCCGGCTCGCAGCAAGCTCTGGATTTGCTGATGCGCGCGCTGGTAAACCCTGGCGATGTGTTTGTTGTTGAGCGTCCGACATACCTGGCCACGCTGCAAATTCTTAGCCTGAATGAAGCTAATGTGAAATCAGTGGGCAGCGACGAGCACGGTATGATCGTCGATGAACTGGAAGAATTGCTGAAAACGACGCGCATTAAAGGGGTTTACCTGGTGCCGACATTTGGCAACCCAAGCGGTACGACATTAAGCGCCAGCCGTCGCGAGCAACTGGTCAAACTGGCGGAAGAACATCACTTTGTGATCGTTGAAGATGACCCGTACGGGGCTATCAGTTTCACCGAAGCCCGTGAAAAAACTTTGCTGCAAGTTGCAACGGAACGTGGCAGCCAGGATAACGTGGTTTACACCTCAACCTTTTCTAAAATTTTGGCACCGGGGCTGCGCGTGGGCTGGATTGTGCTGCCGGAGTGGATGAAGCAAAAAGTTGCCATCATTAAACAGGCTACCGATTTGCACGCGAACTCATTCACGCAGTCGCTGGTGTCAGCGTATCTCACGCTCGATCGTCTGAATCCGCAAATCGAACTTATTCGTGATGCGTATAAGAAGAAGTGTCTGAGCTTGTCTACGGTTTTGCAGCAGGAATTGGGCGAGCATATTAGCTTTAACCAGCCGCAGGGCGGGATGTTCTTATGGGCGGCGTTCCGCTATGAATTTGATACCACGCGCTGGTTACAGCAGACGCTAGAAAAAGGTGTGGTGTATGTGCCGGGTGAGTTCTTCTTTAGCGATCACGCTGATAAGAAAACGCTGCGTTTCTCTTACGCAACGGCTACGGAAGAACAGCTTCATGAGGCGGTGCAGCGTCTTAAAGCTGCTTTGTAA
- the rlmM gene encoding 23S rRNA (cytidine(2498)-2'-O)-methyltransferase RlmM, with protein MNKVILYCRQGFEKECAAEITDKAGQHGVFGFARVKENSGYVIYECYQQDDADKLARELPFSELIFARQMIVAGELLKDLPPEDRITPITGMLQGLVEKGGDLRVEVADTNESKELMKFCRKLTVPLRASLREAGILTNYETPKRPVVHVFFIAPGCCYTGYSYTTNNSPFYMGIPRLKFPSDAPSRSTLKLEEAFHIFIPADEWDERLANGMYAVDLGACPGGWTYQLVKRNMWVSSVDNGPMAQSLMDTGQVTWLQEDGFKYKPTRSNISWMVCDMVEKPAKVASLMATWLVNGWCRETIFNLKLPMKKRYEEVSQNLALIREKLEENGISAQIQARQLYHDREEVTVHVRRMWAAVGGRRDER; from the coding sequence ATGAATAAAGTTATTTTGTACTGCCGCCAGGGTTTTGAAAAAGAGTGTGCGGCAGAGATTACCGACAAAGCCGGTCAGCACGGCGTTTTTGGTTTTGCACGTGTAAAAGAAAACAGCGGCTATGTTATTTACGAATGCTACCAGCAAGATGACGCTGATAAACTGGCGCGGGAATTGCCATTTAGCGAATTGATCTTCGCTCGTCAGATGATCGTTGCCGGTGAATTGCTAAAAGATCTTCCCCCAGAAGATCGCATCACGCCGATCACCGGAATGCTGCAGGGCTTAGTGGAGAAAGGTGGCGATCTGCGCGTTGAAGTTGCAGATACTAACGAAAGCAAAGAGCTGATGAAGTTCTGCCGTAAGCTGACGGTACCGCTGCGTGCAAGCCTTCGTGAAGCAGGTATTCTCACCAATTACGAAACGCCAAAACGCCCGGTGGTGCATGTGTTCTTTATCGCTCCAGGCTGTTGCTATACCGGTTACTCTTACACCACCAACAACTCGCCTTTCTATATGGGCATTCCGCGTCTGAAATTCCCTTCAGATGCACCAAGCCGTTCAACGTTAAAACTGGAAGAAGCCTTCCATATTTTTATTCCTGCCGATGAGTGGGATGAACGTCTGGCAAACGGGATGTATGCGGTTGATTTAGGGGCATGCCCCGGCGGTTGGACTTACCAGTTAGTGAAACGCAATATGTGGGTCTCTTCTGTTGATAATGGCCCAATGGCGCAAAGCCTGATGGATACCGGCCAGGTAACCTGGCTGCAGGAAGATGGTTTTAAATATAAACCCACGCGCAGCAACATCTCCTGGATGGTGTGCGACATGGTTGAAAAACCTGCCAAAGTAGCAAGCCTGATGGCGACATGGCTAGTGAACGGCTGGTGCCGTGAAACTATTTTCAACCTCAAGTTGCCAATGAAGAAGCGTTACGAGGAAGTGTCGCAGAACCTTGCGCTGATTCGTGAAAAACTAGAAGAAAATGGTATCAGTGCGCAAATTCAGGCGCGCCAGCTGTACCACGATCGTGAAGAAGTGACCGTGCACGTGCGCCGTATGTGGGCGGCAGTGGGCGGGCGTCGCGACGAGCGTTAA
- a CDS encoding DUF423 domain-containing protein produces the protein MTSRFMLIFAAISGFIFVALGAFGAHVLSKTLGVVEMGWIQTGLEYQAFHTLAIFGLAVAMQRRISIWFYWSSVFMALGTVLFSGSLYCLALSHLRLWAFVTPVGGISFLAGWILMLIGALRLKRRGVSHE, from the coding sequence ATGACCAGCCGTTTCATGCTGATTTTTGCCGCAATTAGCGGTTTTATCTTTGTTGCCCTCGGCGCCTTTGGGGCACACGTATTAAGTAAAACGCTTGGTGTTGTTGAGATGGGTTGGATTCAAACCGGCCTTGAATATCAGGCATTTCACACATTAGCGATTTTTGGTCTTGCGGTGGCGATGCAGCGCCGGATCAGCATTTGGTTTTACTGGAGCAGCGTATTTATGGCGCTCGGTACAGTTTTATTTAGCGGCAGTCTTTATTGCCTGGCGCTGTCTCATTTACGCCTGTGGGCGTTTGTTACTCCAGTCGGTGGAATCAGTTTCCTTGCCGGTTGGATCTTGATGTTGATTGGTGCATTGCGCCTCAAACGTAGGGGCGTAAGCCATGAATAA